The Lycium barbarum isolate Lr01 chromosome 12, ASM1917538v2, whole genome shotgun sequence genome includes a region encoding these proteins:
- the LOC132623064 gene encoding GDSL esterase/lipase At5g45950 isoform X1, which translates to MLMRLIFIFLLALVPFHHNAAVEAIEVSELRKLAAKNNVTCILVFGDSSVDPGNNNHISTINKADYLPYGMDLPNSQPTGRFSNGKLATDFIAEALGYVNLTRGFLDPQINKVDMLHGISFASAASGYDDLTANLSNAMTLAKQREYLGHYEIHLRQMVGAEKAKETMKNALYIISMGTNDFLQNYFVELVRSKQYTVEQYQNFLIHSLFTHVKLAHISLFNQILLFSISTSKRIIHGQGARRIAVVGVPPLGCEPLLRTIRDDETKCDDDLNKVAFSFNLKIKRELQALKRLFGIKASYIDIYSIILEAVQNPHKFGFTETSKGCCGTGTTEYGETCKGLKACADRTKFVFWDAVHPSEKMYKIMADEALKAINVDLLD; encoded by the exons ATGCTGATGAGGCTGATTTTCATTTTTCTACTGGCTCTGGTGCCATTTCATCATAATGCTGCAGTAGAAGCCATTGAAGTAAGTGAGCTGAGGAAACTGGCAGCAAAGAACAATGTGACATGTATCTTGGTGTTTGGAGATTCAAGTGTAGATCCCGGAAATAACAATCATATTTCTACTATAAACAAGGCCGATTACTTGCCTTATGGGATGGACCTTCCCAATTCTCAACCTACTGGCAGGTTCTCTAATGGAAAACTTGCCACTGACTTCATTG CGGAGGCACTTGGTTATGTGAACTTGACAAGAGGGTTTCTGGACCCACAAATAAACAAGGTGGATATGCTACATGGCATTAGTTTTGCATCGGCAGCTTCTGGTTATGATGATCTCACTGCCAATTTGTCT AATGCAATGACACTAGCCAAGCAAAGGGAGTATCTCGGGCACTATGAAATCCACTTGAGGCAAATGGTGGGAGCTGAGAAAGCAAAAGAAACCATGAAGAATGCACTATATATAATAAGTATGGGCACTAATGACTTCCTCCAAAATTACTTTGTGGAACTTGTACGCTCAAAGCAATACACGGTGGAACAGTACCAGAACTTCTTGATCCATTCCTTGTTCACTCACGTCAAG CTTGCACATATATCGCTGTTCAATCAGATACTATTATTTTCCATCAGCACAAGTAAAAGG ATAATTCATGGTCAAGGAGCAAGAAGAATTGCAGTGGTGGGAGTTCCTCCTCTTGGGTGTGAACCACTTCTTAGAACCATTCGGGATGATGAAACAAAGTGCGATGATGATTTGAACAAAGTTGCTTTCTCTTTCAATCTAAAAATCAAAAGAGAATTGCAAGCCCTTAAAAGATTATTTGGCATTAAAGCTTCCTACATAGACATCTATAGCATCATTCTTGAAGCAGTCCAAAATCCCCATAAATTCG GTTTTACAGAGACGAGTAAGGGGTGCTGTGGGACAGGAACAACAGAGTATGGAGAGACTTGTAAGGGATTGAAAGCTTGTGCTGATCGAACAAAGTTTGTGTTCTGGGACGCTGTTCATCCCTCTGAGAAAATGTATAAGATCATGGCTGATGAAGCTCTTAAAGCAATAAATGTTGATTTACTCGACTAA
- the LOC132623064 gene encoding GDSL esterase/lipase At5g45950 isoform X2: MLMRLIFIFLLALVPFHHNAAVEAIEVSELRKLAAKNNVTCILVFGDSSVDPGNNNHISTINKADYLPYGMDLPNSQPTGRFSNGKLATDFIAEALGYVNLTRGFLDPQINKVDMLHGISFASAASGYDDLTANLSNAMTLAKQREYLGHYEIHLRQMVGAEKAKETMKNALYIISMGTNDFLQNYFVELVRSKQYTVEQYQNFLIHSLFTHVKIIHGQGARRIAVVGVPPLGCEPLLRTIRDDETKCDDDLNKVAFSFNLKIKRELQALKRLFGIKASYIDIYSIILEAVQNPHKFGFTETSKGCCGTGTTEYGETCKGLKACADRTKFVFWDAVHPSEKMYKIMADEALKAINVDLLD; the protein is encoded by the exons ATGCTGATGAGGCTGATTTTCATTTTTCTACTGGCTCTGGTGCCATTTCATCATAATGCTGCAGTAGAAGCCATTGAAGTAAGTGAGCTGAGGAAACTGGCAGCAAAGAACAATGTGACATGTATCTTGGTGTTTGGAGATTCAAGTGTAGATCCCGGAAATAACAATCATATTTCTACTATAAACAAGGCCGATTACTTGCCTTATGGGATGGACCTTCCCAATTCTCAACCTACTGGCAGGTTCTCTAATGGAAAACTTGCCACTGACTTCATTG CGGAGGCACTTGGTTATGTGAACTTGACAAGAGGGTTTCTGGACCCACAAATAAACAAGGTGGATATGCTACATGGCATTAGTTTTGCATCGGCAGCTTCTGGTTATGATGATCTCACTGCCAATTTGTCT AATGCAATGACACTAGCCAAGCAAAGGGAGTATCTCGGGCACTATGAAATCCACTTGAGGCAAATGGTGGGAGCTGAGAAAGCAAAAGAAACCATGAAGAATGCACTATATATAATAAGTATGGGCACTAATGACTTCCTCCAAAATTACTTTGTGGAACTTGTACGCTCAAAGCAATACACGGTGGAACAGTACCAGAACTTCTTGATCCATTCCTTGTTCACTCACGTCAAG ATAATTCATGGTCAAGGAGCAAGAAGAATTGCAGTGGTGGGAGTTCCTCCTCTTGGGTGTGAACCACTTCTTAGAACCATTCGGGATGATGAAACAAAGTGCGATGATGATTTGAACAAAGTTGCTTTCTCTTTCAATCTAAAAATCAAAAGAGAATTGCAAGCCCTTAAAAGATTATTTGGCATTAAAGCTTCCTACATAGACATCTATAGCATCATTCTTGAAGCAGTCCAAAATCCCCATAAATTCG GTTTTACAGAGACGAGTAAGGGGTGCTGTGGGACAGGAACAACAGAGTATGGAGAGACTTGTAAGGGATTGAAAGCTTGTGCTGATCGAACAAAGTTTGTGTTCTGGGACGCTGTTCATCCCTCTGAGAAAATGTATAAGATCATGGCTGATGAAGCTCTTAAAGCAATAAATGTTGATTTACTCGACTAA